CAAAAAGCAGTATTTGATCAAGCACGTATTGAAGCAGCTCTTCAATATATGGATGCTTTGGAAACAGGTAATGATTACAAGATTACTCAAGCAGCCTACAATCTAGATAAGAAAATTGAAAACGCAAAAGAAACAATTTCTACTCTAGAATCTGAGGTAGAAGTAGCTCGCACAGATCGCGATAATGCATTGCTTGCACTTGAAAATGCAGAAAAGAGAGCAGCAGTAGAATATAAGAAAGTTGGTCTTACATATAGTCGTTCAATCTTAGAAGAAGCAGATGCAAAAGTAAATGCTGTTGAAACAGGTTGGAAAAATACTGATAAAGGTTGGATTTATATTGTAACTCCTAAAGGTGATAAAGCTACTGGTTGGAAACTAGTTGATGGTGCATGGTACTACTTTAACGCTGAAGGCGTAATGCAAAAATGGTGGATTAAAGATGGTAACACTTGGTACTATCTAAATGGTTCAGGTGAAATGCAAACTGGTTGGTTGCAAGACGGTGGTAAATGGTACTTCCTTGAAAACACTGGTGCAATGAAAACTAGTCAGTGGTTCCAAGTTAAAGATAAATGGTATCATGTTGATGCTTCAGGTGCATTGTCAGTAAATACTACTGTAGATGGCTACACTGTAAATGGAAACGGTGAATGGGTTTAATTTTATATAATTGAATCATGACAGGAGAGAAATCTCCTGTTTTTTGTGGCTCTATAATATTTGTAGTGGGTAAATCCCCTATGGATATTATGGGCTATTTTCTCCACTTTGGTTAGGCAAGTGGAAGTTGCTTTGAGAAGTTATACTCTTCGAAAATCAAATTCAAACCACGTCAGCTTCACCTTGCCGTACTCAAGTACAGCCTGCGGCTAGCTTCCTAGTTTGCACTTTGATTTTCATTGAGTATTACTTCATTTTTAAACGGAGGGTTATTTATTGAATTTAATAAAAGAAAATGGTAAAATAATGCTAAAAAGAGTATTAAAGGTGGTAGATATTTTATGGATAAGAAAAAACTTCTTACTGCTAGTTTAGCTAGTGTTGCTGTTCTAGGATTAGCGTTTGCTACATCTCAACCGTTAGTTGTAAAAGCTGAAGAAGAAACTACAGCTCAAAAAGACTTCTTAGCGAATTATGATAAGGCATTAGAAGAGGCAGTTAAAGCATTAGAAGCAGCTAAAACTAATAGTCCAGAAGAAGCAAAAGCAAAGGCTGATACAATTGCAGCGTTAAAAGCAGCATCAGATGCAACAAGAAAAGAAATCGTAGAAGGCTTTAAAAAAGGTTTAACTGTAGAAGCAGCTGAAAAATTAATCAATCAAGCGAATGAAAAAGCTGCAGAAGAAGATAAAGCAGCGGCAGCAAAAGAGAAAGCAGCTCAAGAAGAATTTTTAGCTAATTATGATCAAGCATTAAAAGATGCGATTGCAGAATTAGAAAAAGCTGATACAAAAAATGATCCAGAATTAGAAAAACAAAAGAAAGAAACAGTTGCTGCATTAAAAGCAGCGTCAGTTCAAACAAGATCCGAAATTGTAGAAGGCTTTAAACAAGGTTTAACTGCAAAACAAGCTGAAGGTTTAATTGATGAAGCTAATAAAAAAGCTGCAGAAGAAGATAAAGAGGCTGCAGCAAAAGAGGAAGCAGCTCAGGAAGAATTTTTAGCGAACTATGATGCAGCATTGAAAGCAGCAATCGCAGAATTAGAAAAAGCTGAAACTAATAGTCCAGAAGAAGCAAAAGCAAAAGCTGATACAATTGCCGCATTAAAAGCAGCATCAGATAAAACAAGAGCAGAAATTGTAGAAGGCTTTAAACAAGGTTTAACTGCGAAACAAGCTGAAAAATTTATCGATGAATTAAATAAGAAAGCTGCAGAAGAAGATAAAGCTAAAGAAAAACCGGCAGAAACTCCAGTCAAACCTTCTGTTCCTGCAAGACCAGCTAATCCTATATATGTCCCTTCATATGTTCCGTCATACAGCTCATATTCTGTAGTAGAACCAGCTAAACCAGCTTCTCCAAAAACCGGCTGGAAACAAGAAAACGGTATGTGGTATTTTTACAATACCGATGGTTCAATGGCAACAGGTTGGCTACAAAACAAGGGTTCATGGTACTACCTCAACAGCAATGGTTCAATGGCAACAGGTTGGCTTAAAGATGGTGATACATGGTACTACCTCAACAGCAATGGTGCAATGGCAACAGGTTGGCTTAAAGATGGTGATACATGGTACTATCTAAATGCAAACGGTGCAATGGCAACAGGTTGGCTTAAAGACGGTGGTACATGGTACTACCTCAACAGCAATGGTGCAATGGCAACAGGTTGGCTTAAAGATGGTGGTACATGGTACTACCTTGAAAACTCAGGTGCTATGAAAGCTAGCCAATGGTTTGAAGTTGGTGGTACATGGTACTATGTCGACGGTTCAGGTGCCCTTGCAGTAAATACTACTGTAAATGGTTACACTGTAAACGGAAACGGTGAATGGATTTAATATGAAAGAGAAGGACTTGTTACCTTCTCTTTTTGTATATATAATCGCGTGAGGGCTTTGTTGGCGCCTTTCTATGTGATATGACTTTTAGTCCGTCTCGCTTCTTACGTATTAGCTTCTCATTTATAGAGACTATCTATGTATCAATAGTTTATTACCTTAATTACAAGATAACTAAAGTAAGTCATAGTTTGTGTAATAATGATGTAAGCGCGTCATAACAAGGTATCTATCCCAATTCCCCAACTTCCGGTATACTAGATAAAAATAGTTATCGGAGGAAAGGTATTGTACTATGATGATTCAACTAAGCGATTTAGGTCAAGTTTACCTTGTTTGTGGTAAGACAGATATGAGGCAGGGAATAGACTCCTTAGCCTATGTGGTTAAAAGCCACTTTGAATTGGATCCTTTCTCAGGTCAAGTCTTTCTCTTTTGTGGTGGACGTAAAGCCCGCTTTAAAGCCCTTTACTGGGATGGTCAAGGATTCTGGTTACTTTACAAACGCTTTGAGAACGGTAAGTTGACTTGGCCAAGTACAGAAAAGGATGTCAAAGCTCTCACACCTGAACAAGTAGATTGGCTGATGAAGGGATTTTCTATCACTCCCAAAATAAATCCATCAGAAAGTCGTGATTTCTATTGAAATTAAGACTTTCTTTTTAGTATAATAAAGTTAGAAAATAAGGAGGAAAGTCTATGGGAGAAGATTGAAAATCATTCAACAACAGAGTGCTACAATTGATAGTCTCACCAATGAACTTGCCCTTCTGCGTGAACAAGTGGCTTATCTAACGCAAAAGCTCTATGGAAAATCCTCTGAGAAAAGTGTTTGCCCCTCTGG
This portion of the Streptococcus mitis B6 genome encodes:
- a CDS encoding N-acetylmuramoyl-L-alanine amidase family protein; protein product: MKKVLLTSAVVLAAFGAVQSVSAADDYVDYNSILASIRSDKAKADAQAVAQHIYDVQDQQLSILTPAYNLYKEKDAAYNTLSARVKEAYSNLEKLQQEKIRTADLIGDGTALVRKADELKSARTEAAQREAKFTDDVESYENEVNTAKQARVDAVKVTAAAEAAFQAALTSGDDTAIAQTRSNLALAKGRQNAAVKAEKEANEKLAKAEAELQKAVFDQARIEAALQYMDALETGNDYKITQAAYNLDKKIENAKETISTLESEVEVARTDRDNALLALENAEKRAAVEYKKVGLTYSRSILEEADAKVNAVETGWKNTDKGWIYIVTPKGDKATGWKLVDGAWYYFNAEGVMQKWWIKDGNTWYYLNGSGEMQTGWLQDGGKWYFLENTGAMKTSQWFQVKDKWYHVDASGALSVNTTVDGYTVNGNGEWV
- the tnpB gene encoding IS66 family insertion sequence element accessory protein TnpB (TnpB, as the term is used for proteins encoded by IS66 family insertion elements, is considered an accessory protein, since TnpC, encoded by a neighboring gene, is a DDE family transposase.) — encoded protein: MMIQLSDLGQVYLVCGKTDMRQGIDSLAYVVKSHFELDPFSGQVFLFCGGRKARFKALYWDGQGFWLLYKRFENGKLTWPSTEKDVKALTPEQVDWLMKGFSITPKINPSESRDFY
- a CDS encoding transposase, with amino-acid sequence MKIIQQQSATIDSLTNELALLREQVAYLTQKLYGKSSEKSVCPSGQLSLFEEEQNLEEDSDLPS